The following are from one region of the Microbacterium paraoxydans genome:
- a CDS encoding FAD-dependent oxidoreductase — MKPLWKVDQDAPHGTPFDPGAQHDVLIVGAGLTGLSTAVLLTRAGLDVVVVDAGDVAELSTGGNTGKLSLLQGQQLATIRKHHPAALVQAYVDANRAGMEWLTGFADTAGLSYTERTDHTYAQGPDGLEAVRAQHAAAREAGLPTRLLTAGELSTPFPVAGAVALDSQVTIDPVAVADALAKEFLAGGGTLHTGVRVTGAHALPEPRVETTAGPMFAEHIVLATGTPILDRGLYFSKVAGMRSYCVSFRVSGGVPEGSFISADGPTRSIRPVSAADGPADTAQLVVGGNGHPVGRSDGETAAIDDLVDWTRLHFPDAEETHRWSAQDYQSHNLIPFVGALPRGLGRIRIATGHAKWGLSNAPAAALRLTEEIIGTKRSERPSWMLRLGTRLTVPADLARGAVEGAKVAAAATKGWVEAETTPVPVPQPAEGEGVVANRGGRPVAISTVDGVTRAVSAVCPHLGGILDWNDAECTWDCPLHASRFAADGTRIEGPALNDLPEVPRTVGGS; from the coding sequence ATGAAGCCCCTCTGGAAGGTCGACCAGGACGCACCCCACGGCACTCCCTTCGATCCCGGCGCGCAGCACGACGTGCTGATCGTGGGGGCGGGCCTGACCGGGCTCTCGACCGCGGTGCTCCTGACCCGCGCCGGACTCGACGTCGTGGTCGTGGACGCGGGGGACGTGGCGGAGCTGTCGACGGGCGGCAACACGGGCAAGCTCTCGCTCCTCCAGGGGCAGCAGCTCGCCACCATCCGGAAGCACCATCCGGCGGCGCTCGTCCAGGCGTACGTCGACGCCAACCGGGCCGGCATGGAGTGGCTCACCGGTTTCGCCGACACCGCCGGCCTGAGCTACACCGAGCGGACCGACCACACCTACGCCCAGGGTCCGGACGGGCTCGAGGCGGTGAGAGCCCAACATGCCGCCGCGCGGGAGGCGGGACTGCCGACGCGGCTGCTCACCGCGGGCGAGTTGTCGACGCCGTTCCCCGTCGCGGGCGCGGTCGCCCTCGATTCGCAGGTGACGATCGACCCTGTCGCCGTCGCCGACGCGCTCGCGAAGGAGTTCCTCGCGGGCGGCGGCACGCTGCACACCGGCGTCCGCGTGACCGGCGCGCACGCCCTCCCGGAGCCCCGGGTGGAGACCACGGCGGGCCCGATGTTCGCCGAGCACATCGTCCTCGCGACGGGGACCCCGATCCTCGACCGGGGCCTGTACTTCTCCAAGGTCGCCGGGATGCGGTCGTACTGCGTCTCGTTCCGGGTCTCCGGCGGGGTGCCGGAGGGTTCGTTCATCTCGGCCGACGGCCCGACGCGGTCCATCCGGCCGGTGTCCGCCGCCGACGGCCCCGCCGACACCGCGCAGCTCGTGGTCGGCGGCAACGGGCATCCGGTCGGCCGCTCGGACGGCGAGACCGCGGCGATCGACGACCTGGTGGACTGGACCCGCCTGCACTTCCCGGATGCGGAGGAGACGCACCGCTGGTCTGCGCAGGACTACCAGTCACACAACCTCATCCCGTTCGTCGGCGCGCTGCCGCGCGGCCTCGGGCGCATCCGCATCGCCACCGGACATGCGAAATGGGGGCTGTCGAACGCGCCCGCCGCGGCCCTGCGGCTCACGGAGGAGATCATCGGGACGAAGCGCAGCGAGCGTCCGTCCTGGATGCTGCGCCTCGGCACCCGACTCACCGTCCCCGCCGATCTCGCGCGCGGCGCCGTCGAGGGCGCGAAGGTGGCCGCCGCCGCCACGAAAGGCTGGGTCGAGGCCGAGACCACGCCGGTCCCGGTTCCGCAGCCCGCGGAGGGCGAAGGCGTCGTGGCGAATCGCGGCGGTCGCCCGGTCGCCATCTCCACGGTCGACGGCGTGACCAGGGCCGTCAGCGCGGTGTGCCCGCACCTCGGCGGCATCCTCGACTGGAACGACGCCGAGTGCACGTGGGACTGCCCGCTGCACGCGTCGCGGTTCGCCGCGGACGGCACACGCATCGAGGGACCGGCGCTGAACGATCTCCCTGAGGTGCCGCGGACGGTCGGGGGCTCCTGA
- a CDS encoding fluoride efflux transporter FluC — translation MSLRRVLLVALGGTLGTAARLGLGLLVDDPGGFPLAVLLANVLGALLIGVVAARLPASAELRLLLGTGVLGGFTTYSAFMTGTLALWGSAPLLAAAYAAGSLVLGLLAAAVGLRVGRPRRGGAA, via the coding sequence GTGAGTCTCCGTCGTGTCCTGCTCGTCGCGCTCGGCGGCACGCTCGGGACGGCGGCGCGGCTGGGCCTCGGACTCCTCGTGGACGATCCCGGCGGTTTCCCCCTCGCGGTGCTGCTGGCCAACGTGCTGGGCGCCCTGCTCATCGGGGTCGTGGCGGCGCGGCTCCCGGCCTCGGCGGAGCTGCGGCTGCTGCTGGGCACCGGCGTCCTCGGCGGCTTCACGACCTACAGCGCCTTCATGACCGGCACGCTGGCTCTGTGGGGGTCGGCACCGCTCCTCGCTGCGGCGTATGCCGCAGGCAGCCTCGTCCTCGGTCTCCTCGCGGCAGCCGTGGGGCTCCGGGTGGGACGCCCGCGCCGGGGAGGGGCCGCGTGA
- a CDS encoding fluoride efflux transporter FluC, which yields MSPLLFLAAALAGGVGAVLRYLVDVGVARLVGRRFPWGILVVNLTGSFALGLVTTALPEAAFVLGAGLLGGYTTFSTAMLDAVALWRDGERGAAVFDAVGMLVLGLLAAGLGLALGAAL from the coding sequence GTGAGTCCGCTGCTGTTCCTCGCCGCCGCGCTCGCCGGGGGCGTCGGCGCCGTCCTGCGCTATCTCGTCGATGTCGGAGTCGCCCGGCTCGTCGGCCGTCGGTTCCCGTGGGGGATCCTCGTCGTCAACCTCACCGGCTCCTTCGCGCTGGGGCTCGTGACGACGGCGCTGCCGGAGGCGGCGTTCGTGCTCGGGGCCGGTCTGCTCGGCGGCTACACGACCTTCAGCACCGCGATGCTCGACGCGGTCGCTCTGTGGCGAGACGGCGAGCGCGGCGCCGCTGTGTTCGACGCGGTCGGCATGCTCGTGCTCGGTCTCCTCGCCGCGGGAC